The following are encoded together in the Triticum dicoccoides isolate Atlit2015 ecotype Zavitan chromosome 6B, WEW_v2.0, whole genome shotgun sequence genome:
- the LOC119326714 gene encoding uncharacterized protein LOC119326714: protein MADAETLDDFAGRLGGMAARYAALGSTLEDAALVKKLLDSVPNRLYPAVAGIEQFCDVDDMAFEDALGRLKAFDERLRRRGQDGGNQGGEQLLYTAAQWRAREQRRGGRRGEDDDDGARSEASGFGGNRRGRCYKCGDRGHFKHECPQWKKGPAPERALLVDGNVEDGGLL, encoded by the coding sequence ATGgcggacgccgagacgctggacgaCTTCGCCGGCAGGCTCGGAGGGATGGCGGCGCGCTACGCGGCGTTGGGCTCGACCCTGGAGGACGCCGCTCTCGTCAAGAAGTTGCTCGACTCGGTGCCGAACCGCCTGTACCCGGCGGTGGCTGGGATCGAGCAGTTCTGCGACGTCGACGACATGGCGTTCGAGGACGCACTGGGACGGCTGAAGGCCTTCGATGAGAGGCTGCGACGGCGCGGGCAGGACGGAGGCAACCAAGGCGGCGAGCAGCTGCTGTATACCGCAGCACAGTGGCGGGCGCGCGAGCAGCGTCGGGGCGGCAGGCgtggagaggacgacgacgacggggcGCGTAGCGAGGCGTCGGGCTTCGGCGGGAACCGGCGCGGCCGCTGCTACAAGTGCGGTGACCGTGGGCACTTCAAGCATGAGTGCCCGCAGTGGAAGAAGGGGCCGGCACCGGAGCGAGCACTGCTGGTCGACGGCAACGTCGAGGACGGCGGGCTGCTCTGA